In a single window of the Xylanimonas protaetiae genome:
- a CDS encoding serine/threonine-protein kinase, giving the protein MSSKRAPSAPPHIDGFEYVSVIGSGGFSDVFLYQQLRPRRRVAVKVLLSERSASQAAAFEAEADLMATLSSHPSIVTMYGADIAADGRPYLAMEYCSRPNLGSRYRTERFSVAEALRVTIQVAGAVETAHRAGIIHRDIKPANILVTEYGHPALTDFGISSTLDDATRAEGMSIPWSPPEAFLDPPRTGVATDVWGLAATLYTLLAGRSPFEVPGGSNSTADLVARIESARLAPVGRSDVPVSLERILATALAKTATSRYATVLAFARALQHVQNELRLGVTPVDILDDSGQVKADDEADEADDEPGTRLRSVVAIEAQAPPLPAPTRRGPSGFAPGAGQVPADQVPAGQVPAGQVPAAQTGAPQIGAPARPVASSYVPTLAPVVAGWDARIEETVHRDAAPETEAPPAPEAAPARRRPAVVGAVALVAVAVVVGASLLHGEADPTTPADDTPTSRTVPQDNLGTLVPPVVGLTAGAPDGRRLTFTWQAPEQAADGDTFAWRQLSLTGDAPYQPVDGSSVTVEATAPGQVCVEVVVVRDGRFSYEPQQACGDVP; this is encoded by the coding sequence GTGAGCAGCAAGCGGGCACCGTCGGCGCCGCCGCACATCGACGGCTTCGAGTACGTCTCGGTCATCGGGTCGGGCGGCTTCTCCGACGTCTTCCTCTACCAGCAGCTGCGCCCGCGCCGTCGCGTCGCGGTCAAGGTGCTGCTCTCGGAGCGCAGCGCGAGCCAGGCGGCGGCGTTCGAGGCCGAGGCCGACCTCATGGCGACGCTGTCGAGCCACCCGTCGATCGTCACGATGTACGGGGCCGACATCGCCGCCGACGGCCGCCCGTACCTGGCCATGGAGTACTGCTCGCGCCCCAACCTGGGGTCGCGCTACCGCACCGAGCGCTTCTCCGTGGCGGAGGCCCTGCGCGTCACCATCCAGGTGGCGGGCGCCGTCGAGACGGCCCACCGCGCGGGGATCATCCACCGCGACATCAAGCCCGCGAACATCCTCGTCACGGAGTACGGGCACCCGGCGCTCACGGACTTCGGCATCTCGTCCACGCTCGACGACGCGACGCGCGCCGAGGGCATGTCCATCCCGTGGTCGCCGCCCGAGGCGTTCCTCGACCCGCCGCGCACCGGCGTCGCGACGGACGTGTGGGGCCTGGCCGCGACGCTGTACACGCTGCTCGCTGGACGCTCGCCGTTCGAGGTGCCGGGCGGGTCGAACTCGACGGCCGACCTGGTCGCGCGCATCGAGAGCGCCCGGCTCGCGCCCGTGGGCCGCTCCGACGTGCCCGTGTCGCTCGAACGCATCCTCGCCACCGCCCTGGCCAAGACGGCGACGTCGCGGTACGCGACCGTGCTCGCGTTCGCCCGCGCGCTCCAGCACGTGCAGAACGAGCTCCGGCTCGGCGTCACGCCCGTCGACATCCTCGACGACTCCGGCCAGGTCAAGGCCGACGACGAGGCCGACGAGGCCGACGACGAGCCCGGCACCCGCCTGCGCAGCGTCGTCGCGATCGAGGCGCAGGCGCCGCCGCTGCCCGCGCCCACCCGCCGGGGACCGAGCGGGTTCGCCCCGGGAGCCGGCCAGGTCCCAGCCGACCAGGTCCCAGCCGGCCAGGTCCCAGCCGGCCAGGTCCCAGCCGCGCAGACCGGAGCACCTCAGATCGGAGCCCCCGCCCGCCCGGTCGCGTCGTCGTACGTGCCGACGCTCGCTCCCGTGGTGGCGGGCTGGGACGCGCGCATCGAGGAGACCGTCCACCGCGACGCCGCACCGGAGACGGAGGCGCCGCCCGCACCCGAGGCAGCCCCGGCCCGCCGCCGGCCGGCCGTCGTCGGGGCCGTCGCGCTCGTCGCGGTGGCCGTCGTCGTCGGCGCGTCGCTGCTGCACGGCGAAGCCGATCCCACCACCCCCGCCGATGACACCCCGACGTCGCGGACGGTCCCGCAGGACAACCTCGGGACCCTCGTGCCACCCGTCGTCGGGCTGACCGCGGGCGCCCCGGACGGGCGCCGGCTCACGTTCACGTGGCAGGCGCCGGAGCAGGCGGCCGACGGCGACACGTTCGCCTGGCGGCAGCTGTCGCTCACCGGGGACGCGCCCTACCAGCCCGTCGACGGCTCGTCGGTCACGGTCGAGGCGACCGCGCCGGGCCAGGTGTGCGTCGAGGTCGTCGTCGTGCGCGACGGGCGGTTCTCGTACGAGCCGCAGCAGGCGTGCGGGGACGTCCCGTGA
- a CDS encoding WXG100 family type VII secretion target yields MTTRLGADPAELRRLAAAIERAGEGLEDDARGVGRRIAASGWDGADAARYRSAWDTAHRPALLSVAKAFADAARQLRDEATAQEKASGVDGGTAGGADEPPGSGTGGFDGDTVLPRPESSDQDGDGVTDDVDPDKDGDGVTDTDDTDHDGVPDFRDEDDDGDGQPDRIDDKIDVGVTLGEVEGSWQFLGDQGSASTTFAGGLGAAEASGWYGGRVDGEASAGVDEEGNLVAEGSVEVAVGAGGEASASVGNDYAAVAGTAAAFVGARATADGTLTVGPDGVGMEAGVEAFAGAEASAEASATVLGVTGGAEVSGYAGVGVKASADLALGWDKTELDVELGAALGLGGGISFSVDFSPKDTVAAIEGLADDLGDLLPDLDLTPW; encoded by the coding sequence ATGACCACCAGGCTCGGGGCGGACCCCGCCGAGCTGCGCCGGCTCGCGGCGGCGATCGAGCGCGCGGGCGAGGGGCTCGAGGACGACGCGCGCGGCGTCGGCCGGCGCATCGCGGCGTCGGGCTGGGACGGCGCGGACGCCGCCCGGTACCGCAGCGCGTGGGACACCGCGCACCGCCCCGCGCTCCTGTCCGTCGCGAAGGCGTTCGCCGACGCCGCCCGGCAGCTGCGCGACGAGGCGACCGCGCAGGAGAAGGCCAGCGGCGTGGACGGCGGCACGGCGGGCGGTGCCGACGAGCCGCCCGGCTCCGGCACGGGCGGGTTCGACGGCGACACCGTCCTGCCCCGCCCGGAGAGCTCTGACCAGGACGGCGACGGCGTCACGGACGACGTCGACCCGGACAAGGACGGCGACGGCGTCACCGACACGGACGACACGGACCACGACGGCGTCCCCGACTTCCGCGACGAGGACGACGACGGCGACGGCCAGCCGGACCGGATCGACGACAAGATCGACGTCGGCGTCACGCTCGGCGAGGTCGAGGGCTCCTGGCAGTTCCTCGGCGACCAGGGCTCGGCGAGCACCACGTTCGCCGGCGGGCTCGGCGCAGCGGAGGCGAGCGGCTGGTACGGGGGCCGCGTGGACGGCGAGGCCTCCGCCGGCGTGGACGAGGAGGGCAACCTCGTCGCCGAGGGCAGCGTCGAGGTCGCCGTCGGCGCGGGCGGCGAGGCGTCGGCCTCGGTCGGCAACGACTACGCCGCCGTGGCGGGCACGGCCGCGGCGTTCGTCGGGGCGCGCGCCACGGCCGACGGCACCCTCACGGTGGGCCCGGACGGCGTCGGCATGGAGGCGGGCGTCGAGGCGTTCGCCGGGGCCGAGGCGTCAGCGGAGGCCTCGGCGACGGTCCTGGGCGTGACCGGCGGGGCCGAGGTCTCCGGGTACGCCGGCGTCGGCGTGAAGGCGAGCGCCGACCTCGCGCTCGGCTGGGACAAGACGGAGCTCGACGTCGAGCTCGGCGCGGCGCTCGGGCTCGGCGGCGGGATCTCGTTCTCCGTCGACTTCTCGCCCAAGGACACCGTCGCGGCGATCGAGGGCCTCGCCGACGACCTCGGCGACCTCCTGCCGGACCTCGACCTGACGCCGTGGTGA
- a CDS encoding PP2C family protein-serine/threonine phosphatase, whose protein sequence is MSGLDTVALRWGSATHTGARRRLNEDFFLADGFAFLVADGMGGHEAGEVASSTAIAALAPLRAGIQDALEGGGATGVERLLADAHARVAAIATAPGKEAGTTVSGVVLAEQDGVPYWLVVNLGDSRTYLLTDGELEQVSVDHSEVQELVEAGLITPHETRTHPRRHVVTRALGPGAPTPADFWFVPVGEHDRVLVCSDGLTGELDDARIARVLLDEADAQAAADRLVGEALAAGGRDNITVVVVDVATAGEGDAARTAPHRVVGLTDEDTRPRGAVLTGGER, encoded by the coding sequence GTGAGCGGGCTGGACACGGTCGCCCTGCGCTGGGGGAGCGCCACGCACACGGGCGCGCGACGGAGGCTCAACGAGGACTTCTTCCTCGCGGACGGCTTCGCGTTCCTCGTGGCCGACGGCATGGGCGGGCACGAGGCGGGCGAGGTCGCGAGCAGCACGGCGATCGCGGCGCTCGCGCCCCTGCGCGCGGGCATCCAGGACGCGCTCGAGGGCGGCGGCGCCACGGGCGTCGAGCGGCTGCTCGCCGACGCGCACGCCCGCGTGGCGGCCATCGCGACGGCTCCCGGCAAGGAGGCGGGCACCACGGTGTCCGGCGTCGTGCTCGCGGAGCAGGACGGCGTGCCGTACTGGCTCGTGGTCAACCTGGGCGACTCGCGCACCTACCTGCTGACCGACGGCGAGCTCGAGCAGGTGAGCGTCGACCACTCCGAGGTCCAGGAGCTCGTCGAGGCGGGCCTCATCACGCCGCACGAGACGCGCACGCACCCGCGGCGGCACGTCGTGACGCGGGCGCTCGGCCCCGGCGCCCCGACGCCCGCCGACTTCTGGTTCGTGCCCGTCGGCGAGCACGACCGCGTGCTCGTGTGCTCCGACGGACTGACCGGCGAGCTCGACGACGCGCGGATCGCCCGTGTGCTGCTGGACGAGGCCGACGCGCAGGCGGCCGCCGACCGGCTCGTGGGCGAGGCGCTCGCCGCGGGCGGCCGCGACAACATCACCGTCGTCGTCGTCGACGTGGCGACGGCCGGCGAGGGCGACGCGGCGCGCACGGCGCCGCACCGCGTCGTCGGGCTGACGGACGAGGACACGCGCCCGCGCGGCGCGGTGCTGACGGGGGGAGAGCGGTGA
- a CDS encoding FtsK/SpoIIIE domain-containing protein, whose amino-acid sequence MRIKLTLTRPDVSVADVAVTADATASVQDVAVALFGGDPVRAGSPVPDRLTLQVEPSADGGQPRVLPPSSDLVTAGLRSGTAVSIVRVSEQFEAPGQARGAAVAVLRVLGGPDAGKEFPLPAGTSYLGRDRGMDVRLEDPLVSKRHARITVGDAVEVWDLGSANGLTMGGARMTRAVVTSSDVVGAGDTTFAVVALHRSTSIAPTSPVVELNRSPRVVARFPERTLRAPKPPQPMQAMHLPWLAMVAPLILGGVLFAITRSVTSVVFMALSPVLMVAMYADTLITEKRRFRTESEAFRASADALSETIARTHAVERAVRLAEAPSVAEALDAVRRLGGLMWTHRPEHPAFLTVRTGLGAAPSRTTVEGPAENDTLPEFWRRIDQLQAQAATITDVPVVARLRVAGGFGIAGPDAAADAVGRAALLQLVALHSPAELVVAAVTSPRSRTSWEWLEWAPHTGSPHSPLGSSHHLADNPGTALALLARLEDLVQARGASLEERAAPRGPVDEDKPADLPAPVLPSVVVLVEDDAPVDRARLTRLAERGPDAGVHVLWVAPTVEQLPACCRTFVLVQDAATGTTGEVREGRLTYPVVCETVDLPTAHEVARLMAPVIDVGAPVEDDSDLPRSVSYLALTGTALRDEAASVVERWKENGSLTPRDGTPPQRRRTATDLRALVGHNGVEPFHLDLRTQGPHALVGGTTGAGKSEFLQSWVLGMAAAHSPDRVTFLLVDYKGGAAFADCVHLPHTVGLVTDLSPHLVRRALTSLRAELRYREHLLNRKKAKDLASLERTGDPEAPPSLVIVVDEFAALAGEVPEFVDGVVDVAQRGRSLGLHLILATQRPAGVIKDNLRANTNLRIALRMADESDSADVLGLPMAAHFDPSIPGRGAAKTGPGRVTPFQTGYAGGWTLDRPDRPRVDVEEMSFGTNARWDVPAGDVEEVRDPGPNDIARVVATVSQAARSAGVPEPRRPWLDELAPTYDLALLPNPRTDDQLLLGVLDDPRSQAQPTYFYEPDRDGNLAVFGTGGSGKSTTLRTIAVSAAITARGGPVHVYALDFGANGLRMLEELPHVGAVVSGDDEEMVGRVLRLISDVVEERSARYAAVRADSIGAYRRLADAPDEPRILLLVDGVGPFREAYEWGPAWGQLTQVATDGRQVGVHLVVAGDRASAVPASLGSTIQKRLVHRLATTDEYASLGEPADVLGVTSPPGRAVVDGDELQVAVLGGDANVALQARAATSLRQTMERLGVRPAPGLRRLPDAFALDDLPPTAGGGAAFALDDLDVAPVGLPRRGTLLLAGPPASGRTTALATMARALARAGRGPLVHVALRRTPLAGLGAWDRSAYGEDDVADLVRDLRSDVEAGTYAPGTLTVLVEGLTDFTDSAAEGPLDRFVRAAVRADLLVVGEAETSTWGQSWTLAQPFKAGRAGLLLVPGELDGDALLNTGLGRLRRADLPPGRGFLVAGGRPRKVQVALPE is encoded by the coding sequence TTGCGCATCAAGCTCACCCTGACCCGCCCCGACGTGAGCGTCGCTGACGTCGCCGTCACCGCCGACGCGACCGCCTCGGTGCAGGACGTCGCCGTCGCGCTGTTCGGCGGCGACCCGGTCCGCGCCGGCTCGCCCGTGCCCGACCGCCTCACGCTCCAGGTCGAGCCGTCAGCCGACGGCGGTCAGCCGCGCGTCCTGCCGCCGTCGAGCGACCTGGTCACCGCGGGCCTGCGCTCCGGCACCGCCGTCTCGATCGTGCGCGTCTCGGAGCAGTTCGAGGCGCCCGGCCAGGCGCGCGGCGCGGCCGTCGCGGTGCTGCGCGTGCTCGGTGGGCCGGACGCCGGCAAGGAGTTCCCGCTGCCCGCCGGCACGAGCTACCTGGGCCGCGACCGCGGCATGGACGTGCGCCTGGAGGACCCGCTCGTGTCCAAGCGGCATGCGCGCATCACGGTGGGCGACGCGGTCGAGGTCTGGGACCTCGGCTCCGCCAACGGCCTGACGATGGGCGGCGCGCGCATGACGCGGGCCGTCGTCACGTCGTCCGACGTCGTCGGCGCGGGGGACACGACGTTCGCCGTGGTGGCCCTGCACCGCAGCACGAGCATCGCGCCCACCAGCCCCGTCGTGGAGCTCAACCGGTCGCCGCGCGTGGTGGCCCGGTTCCCGGAGCGCACGCTGCGCGCGCCGAAGCCGCCCCAGCCCATGCAGGCGATGCACCTGCCGTGGCTCGCGATGGTCGCCCCCCTCATCCTGGGCGGGGTCCTGTTCGCGATCACGCGCAGCGTCACCTCGGTCGTCTTCATGGCGCTGAGCCCCGTGCTCATGGTCGCGATGTACGCGGACACGCTCATCACCGAGAAGCGCCGCTTCCGCACGGAGTCCGAGGCGTTCCGGGCGTCCGCCGACGCGCTGTCCGAGACGATCGCACGCACGCACGCCGTCGAGCGGGCCGTGCGGCTCGCCGAGGCGCCGTCGGTCGCCGAGGCGCTGGACGCCGTGCGCCGCCTGGGCGGCCTCATGTGGACGCACCGCCCCGAGCACCCCGCGTTCCTCACGGTCCGCACGGGCCTGGGCGCGGCCCCGTCGCGCACCACGGTCGAGGGCCCCGCCGAGAACGACACGCTGCCCGAGTTCTGGCGCCGCATCGACCAGCTGCAGGCGCAGGCCGCCACGATCACGGACGTCCCCGTCGTCGCGCGCCTGCGCGTCGCAGGCGGCTTCGGCATCGCCGGGCCCGACGCCGCCGCCGACGCCGTGGGCCGCGCGGCCCTGCTCCAGCTCGTCGCGCTGCACTCGCCCGCCGAGCTCGTCGTCGCGGCCGTCACCTCCCCGCGCTCGCGCACCAGCTGGGAGTGGCTCGAGTGGGCGCCCCACACCGGCTCCCCGCACAGCCCGCTCGGCTCGTCGCACCACCTCGCCGACAACCCGGGGACGGCCCTCGCGCTGCTCGCGCGCCTCGAGGACCTCGTCCAGGCCCGCGGCGCGAGCCTCGAGGAGCGGGCGGCGCCGCGCGGCCCGGTCGACGAGGACAAGCCCGCCGACCTGCCCGCGCCCGTGCTGCCCAGCGTCGTCGTCCTGGTCGAGGACGACGCCCCCGTGGACCGGGCCCGCCTGACCCGCCTGGCCGAGCGCGGCCCCGACGCCGGGGTCCACGTGCTGTGGGTCGCCCCCACCGTCGAGCAGCTGCCCGCGTGCTGCCGCACCTTCGTGCTCGTCCAGGACGCCGCGACGGGCACCACGGGCGAGGTCCGCGAGGGCCGCCTCACCTACCCCGTCGTGTGCGAGACCGTCGACCTGCCCACCGCGCACGAGGTCGCCCGGCTCATGGCCCCCGTCATCGACGTCGGCGCCCCGGTCGAGGACGACTCCGACCTGCCCCGGTCCGTGTCCTACCTGGCGCTCACGGGCACCGCGCTGCGCGACGAGGCCGCGTCCGTCGTCGAGCGCTGGAAGGAGAACGGGTCGCTCACGCCCCGCGACGGCACGCCGCCGCAGCGCCGCAGGACGGCCACGGACCTGCGCGCGCTCGTGGGCCACAACGGCGTCGAGCCGTTCCACCTGGACCTGCGCACGCAGGGCCCGCACGCGCTCGTCGGCGGCACCACCGGCGCGGGCAAGTCGGAGTTCCTCCAGTCGTGGGTGCTCGGCATGGCCGCCGCGCACAGCCCCGACCGGGTCACGTTCCTGCTCGTCGACTACAAGGGCGGCGCCGCGTTCGCCGACTGCGTGCACCTGCCGCACACGGTCGGCCTCGTGACCGACCTCTCGCCGCACCTGGTGCGCCGGGCGCTGACGTCGCTGCGCGCCGAGCTGCGGTACCGCGAGCACCTGCTGAACCGGAAGAAGGCCAAGGACCTCGCCTCGCTCGAGCGCACGGGCGACCCCGAGGCGCCGCCGAGCCTCGTCATCGTCGTCGACGAGTTCGCCGCCCTGGCGGGCGAGGTGCCCGAGTTCGTGGACGGCGTCGTCGACGTCGCGCAGCGCGGGCGCTCGCTGGGCCTGCACCTCATCCTGGCCACGCAGCGCCCCGCGGGCGTCATCAAGGACAACCTGCGTGCCAACACCAACCTGCGCATCGCGCTGCGCATGGCCGACGAGTCCGACTCCGCCGACGTGCTGGGCCTGCCGATGGCCGCCCACTTCGACCCGTCGATCCCGGGCCGCGGCGCCGCCAAGACGGGCCCCGGCCGCGTCACCCCGTTCCAGACGGGGTACGCGGGCGGCTGGACCCTCGACCGGCCCGACCGGCCGCGCGTCGACGTCGAGGAGATGAGCTTTGGCACCAACGCGCGCTGGGACGTGCCCGCGGGCGACGTCGAGGAGGTCCGCGACCCGGGCCCCAACGACATCGCGCGCGTCGTCGCCACCGTCTCGCAGGCCGCCCGCTCGGCGGGCGTGCCCGAGCCGCGCCGGCCGTGGCTCGACGAGCTCGCTCCCACGTACGACCTGGCGCTGCTGCCCAACCCGCGCACCGACGACCAGCTGCTCCTGGGCGTCCTGGACGACCCACGCTCGCAGGCCCAGCCGACGTACTTCTACGAGCCGGACCGCGACGGCAACCTCGCCGTGTTCGGCACGGGCGGCTCGGGCAAGTCGACGACGCTGCGCACGATCGCCGTCTCGGCGGCGATCACGGCCCGCGGCGGGCCCGTCCACGTGTACGCGCTGGACTTCGGCGCGAACGGCCTGCGGATGCTCGAGGAGCTCCCGCACGTCGGCGCGGTCGTCTCGGGCGACGACGAGGAGATGGTCGGGCGCGTGCTGCGCCTGATCTCGGACGTCGTCGAGGAGCGGTCCGCGCGGTACGCGGCCGTGCGGGCCGACAGCATCGGCGCGTACCGGCGCCTCGCGGACGCGCCGGACGAGCCCCGCATCCTGCTGCTCGTCGACGGCGTCGGGCCGTTCCGCGAGGCGTACGAGTGGGGCCCCGCGTGGGGCCAGCTCACGCAGGTCGCCACGGACGGCCGCCAGGTGGGCGTGCACCTCGTCGTCGCGGGAGACCGCGCGTCGGCCGTGCCGGCGTCGCTCGGCTCGACCATCCAGAAGCGCCTCGTGCACCGCCTCGCCACCACGGACGAGTACGCCTCCCTCGGCGAGCCCGCGGACGTCCTGGGCGTCACGTCGCCGCCCGGGCGCGCCGTCGTCGACGGCGACGAGCTGCAGGTGGCCGTGCTGGGCGGCGACGCGAACGTCGCGCTCCAGGCCCGGGCCGCGACGAGCCTGCGCCAGACGATGGAGCGCCTGGGCGTGCGGCCCGCTCCCGGCCTGCGCCGCCTGCCCGACGCGTTCGCGCTCGACGACCTCCCGCCCACGGCGGGCGGCGGCGCCGCGTTCGCGCTCGACGACCTCGACGTCGCCCCGGTGGGCCTGCCGCGGCGCGGCACGCTCCTGCTCGCCGGCCCCCCGGCGTCGGGCAGGACGACGGCGCTGGCCACCATGGCCCGGGCCCTCGCGCGCGCGGGGCGCGGCCCGCTCGTCCACGTCGCGCTGCGGCGCACGCCGCTCGCGGGGCTCGGCGCCTGGGACCGCAGCGCGTACGGCGAGGACGACGTCGCCGACCTGGTGCGCGACCTGCGCTCCGACGTCGAGGCGGGCACGTACGCGCCGGGCACGCTCACGGTGCTCGTCGAGGGCCTGACGGACTTCACGGACTCGGCCGCCGAGGGGCCGCTCGACCGGTTCGTGCGGGCCGCGGTGCGCGCGGACCTGCTCGTCGTCGGGGAGGCGGAGACGTCGACGTGGGGGCAGTCGTGGACGCTCGCGCAGCCCTTCAAGGCGGGGCGCGCGGGCCTGCTGCTGGTCCCCGGGGAGCTCGACGGCGACGCGCTGCTCAACACGGGCCTCGGACGCCTCCGGCGCGCCGACCTCCCGCCCGGGCGCGGCTTCCTCGTGGCGGGCGGGCGGCCGCGCAAGGTGCAGGTGGCCCTGCCCGAATAG
- a CDS encoding WXG100 family type VII secretion target has product MSGYLGMNPEDMKQLVALLNSKAKRIEEIQAHLSSLVRSTTWDGPDAERFKSDWDSDHAKKLQRVAHALEEIARSAHRELTQQTQTSH; this is encoded by the coding sequence GTGAGCGGCTACCTGGGCATGAACCCGGAGGACATGAAGCAGCTCGTGGCGCTGCTGAACAGCAAGGCCAAGCGGATCGAGGAGATCCAGGCCCACCTGTCGAGCCTGGTCCGCTCGACGACGTGGGACGGCCCGGACGCCGAGCGCTTCAAGAGCGACTGGGACTCGGACCACGCGAAGAAGCTGCAGCGTGTCGCGCACGCGCTCGAGGAGATCGCCCGGTCGGCGCACCGCGAGCTCACCCAGCAGACGCAGACGTCGCACTGA
- a CDS encoding FHA domain-containing protein yields MTPTTDAVACYTGADATVVRRGRTTVLLADEPAGAARRVWDGLTAASAVTAVLDALAGLPGASLTTLPPFAAVTVADDGAAHVLVRGRVRAVLSTVSSDVVVDGEDVSTWHERRVTGVSALVLGVRARAAGEVLADDAALPLVEGVVRASEVALEVVAGGAARVRSTTVAPAPAPASAPAPASAPTPASAPEPAPPWPLPGRGSRATASTPVALSVPEVETVLPAAETEPGAPGLRTPPGPGAQEAHAGRDDAGRRLDAGRVDAGRLDAGRADAGRADARRADGRDDPDASRAPGPVVGTEPLPDPARAPAAALEATQAGPVDVADDGYAHLWGETVMRSVEDAAVRPDEEDDEPEAVAAPLPAAPAPLAVPLPAPPAADAGTPGLIAGVPRSWGDSPSPAPPDAAALDHDGHTVMSSALAGLRAGAAPEPATPAQPVATGPQVLARTCARGRHANPPSREACRACGEPLEGDAGPAPRPALGRVQVAGGPALALDRPLVVGRRPRTPRSTAGEMPRLVTVASPNQDVSRSHVEVRLEGWHVLVTDLATTNGTVLHRGGQSPQRLHPGEATLVVDGDVVDLGDGATLSFEEIW; encoded by the coding sequence GTGACGCCGACGACGGACGCCGTGGCCTGCTACACGGGCGCGGACGCGACGGTGGTGCGCCGCGGGCGCACGACCGTGCTGCTCGCCGACGAGCCCGCCGGGGCCGCCCGCCGGGTCTGGGACGGCCTCACGGCCGCCTCCGCGGTCACGGCCGTGCTCGACGCGCTCGCCGGGCTGCCCGGCGCGAGCCTGACGACGCTCCCACCGTTCGCCGCCGTCACGGTCGCCGACGACGGCGCCGCGCACGTGCTGGTCCGCGGGCGCGTGCGGGCCGTGCTCAGCACCGTGTCCAGCGACGTCGTCGTCGACGGGGAGGACGTCAGCACGTGGCACGAGCGGCGGGTCACGGGGGTGTCGGCGCTGGTCCTGGGCGTGCGGGCGCGCGCGGCGGGCGAGGTCCTCGCCGACGACGCGGCCCTGCCGCTCGTCGAGGGCGTCGTCCGGGCGAGCGAGGTCGCGCTCGAGGTGGTCGCGGGCGGGGCCGCGCGGGTTCGCTCGACGACTGTGGCCCCGGCCCCGGCCCCGGCGAGCGCCCCGGCCCCGGCGAGCGCCCCGACGCCGGCGAGCGCCCCGGAGCCGGCACCGCCGTGGCCGCTGCCCGGCCGGGGCTCCCGTGCCACGGCGTCGACGCCGGTCGCGCTGTCGGTGCCCGAGGTCGAGACGGTCCTGCCCGCCGCCGAGACGGAGCCCGGCGCGCCCGGACTGCGCACGCCCCCGGGGCCCGGTGCGCAGGAGGCCCACGCCGGGCGGGACGACGCCGGGCGGCGGCTCGACGCCGGAAGGGTCGACGCCGGGAGGCTCGACGCCGGGCGGGCCGACGCCGGAAGGGCCGACGCCAGGCGGGCCGACGGGCGCGACGATCCCGACGCGTCCCGGGCGCCCGGACCCGTGGTCGGGACGGAGCCGCTCCCCGATCCTGCTCGGGCCCCGGCCGCCGCGCTCGAGGCGACCCAGGCGGGTCCGGTCGACGTCGCCGACGACGGCTACGCGCACCTGTGGGGCGAGACCGTGATGCGGTCGGTCGAGGACGCGGCGGTCCGCCCGGACGAGGAGGACGACGAGCCCGAGGCCGTCGCGGCCCCGCTGCCCGCAGCACCCGCACCGCTCGCCGTGCCGCTCCCCGCCCCGCCCGCGGCGGACGCCGGGACGCCGGGTCTCATCGCGGGCGTCCCGCGCTCGTGGGGCGACAGCCCGTCGCCCGCACCGCCCGACGCCGCCGCCCTCGACCACGACGGCCACACCGTCATGTCCTCCGCCCTCGCCGGGCTGCGCGCGGGCGCCGCACCCGAACCTGCCACCCCCGCACAGCCCGTCGCGACAGGCCCGCAGGTGCTCGCCCGCACGTGCGCGCGGGGTCGTCACGCCAACCCGCCCTCCCGGGAGGCCTGCCGTGCGTGCGGCGAGCCGCTCGAGGGCGACGCCGGCCCGGCGCCGCGCCCGGCGCTGGGCCGCGTGCAGGTCGCCGGCGGGCCGGCGCTCGCGCTCGACCGCCCGCTCGTCGTCGGGCGCCGGCCCCGCACGCCGCGGTCGACGGCGGGGGAGATGCCGCGCCTCGTGACGGTCGCAAGCCCGAACCAGGACGTGTCGCGCTCGCACGTCGAGGTGCGGCTCGAGGGCTGGCACGTGCTCGTGACGGACCTCGCGACCACCAACGGCACGGTGCTGCACCGGGGCGGGCAGTCGCCGCAGCGGCTGCACCCCGGCGAGGCGACCCTCGTCGTCGACGGCGACGTCGTCGACCTCGGCGACGGGGCCACCCTGAGCTTCGAGGAGATCTGGTGA
- a CDS encoding WXG100 family type VII secretion target, translated as MSNKLGMITTEVRALARSLQTDADELTTISQKITQQLHGVFWKGADAERFRGEWEQTHRAALKQVAAALQDFGHLAKTNADDQDKTSH; from the coding sequence ATGAGCAACAAGCTCGGCATGATCACGACCGAGGTCCGGGCGCTGGCGAGGAGCCTGCAGACGGACGCCGACGAGCTCACGACGATCAGCCAGAAGATCACCCAGCAGCTGCACGGCGTGTTCTGGAAGGGCGCCGACGCGGAGCGCTTCCGCGGCGAGTGGGAGCAGACGCACCGCGCCGCCCTCAAGCAGGTCGCCGCCGCGCTCCAGGACTTCGGCCACCTGGCGAAGACCAACGCGGACGACCAGGACAAGACGTCCCACTGA